GCTGCACGAATGTGTTCCTGGGACTCGCATTGATCGCTACATCGACCTTGGTAGACATGCTTTTGGGCCAAAACTGGGGCCATGGATTGTACTGCCTCAGCAGTTGATTGTTCAAGTTGGGTTTGATATTGTGTACATGGTCACTGGAGGGAAGTGTCTAAAGAAGTTCATGGAGATGGCCTGCGCCACTTGCACACCAATCAGGCAATCTTACTTAATATTTGGTTGTATTAACTTCTTCCTGTCTCAGCTTCCCAATTTCAATTCTGTGGCTGGTGTTTCATTTGCAGCAGTAATCATGTCCCTCAGGTACTCATTCTTGACCTACAAGAACTGTATTAGTGTCTCTGCCCACAATGTGAAAACATGATAGACTACTTAGATTCAGAAGCTGGACCAATTACTTAAAAAAATGGGAGGATTTTAGAGTCTGTTTGGATAAGGGTGAGAGATGAGTAAATAAAGGTAAGGagcgataaataattattttacccTTGTTTGAGAAGAGGTAATTTAATGGAGGGTAAGGTTAAGTGAGGGTAAGCCTTACTCTCCCTTTCTCCTGAAATCTCAATTTTTCTTATAAGGTGTAAGGAAAATTGAGGAAAGAGTGATTGACaattatgaatatttttattcattcacTCTCTTAAATTTATCTCTCATTCACCTCTTTCCAAACATAAAGACACATTACCTCTGCTTACCTTttcattaattcaatatttcccaaacatgagatttttttttattataaccaTATTTATTCTTCCTCATCTCTTCTCATCCTTTCAGTACTTACACTTCCCTCACCGTATCCAAACAGACCCTTAAAATCAAATAATAGATTTGTttttgataaatcaagattttatttattaaaattattaattccgaaaaaacttaacaaatcaagTCATTCTAAAACCCATATCAGATAATCCAAAAACCCAACATAGACTTGAAATGTTAAGTGGAAAAATCTGGAAAACCTCATGAATACATAGTGAAAAGATTAACTACAAAGCAAGACCCATGAAAACTTAGAAACTAATCAAAACAAAGAGAAAGCTACCCGGCAAATTTGGACTTGCTGTAGCTAACAGAGAGTTCGGAGAAGAGCTTGTAA
Above is a genomic segment from Hevea brasiliensis isolate MT/VB/25A 57/8 chromosome 17, ASM3005281v1, whole genome shotgun sequence containing:
- the LOC131175250 gene encoding lysine histidine transporter-like 6, encoding MNPRSRLGSTISTLANGWRKLVTPSTKQQKELTAKRFAVMVMGGLLQEKHRNQLLEGDPACRAKWWYSTFHTVTAMIGVVVLSLPSAKAYLGWGPGTMVLVLSWCLTLNTMWQMIQLHECVPGTRIDRYIDLGRHAFGPKLGPWIVLPQQLIVQVGFDIVYMVTGGKCLKKFMEMACATCTPIRQSYLIFGCINFFLSQLPNFNSVAGVSFAAVIMSLRYSFLTYKNCISVSAHNVKT